One segment of Nitrospirota bacterium DNA contains the following:
- a CDS encoding DUF4382 domain-containing protein: MKRLMVSRFRMVVLVTFLLAFAGFLYSCGGGTETATRTASVYITDDVTDAYDQVIVTIYKVEFVSAVDSSVVTVFAAPQGLTYDLSELSGVLDKLGTLPEGSYSSVRITVGKELILVDNAGVQVSPNPTFAENAWTNCSADGTCVIDIPGAANVVSTERVVIDFDLKQFVYDPLTNTVTAKVVLDADGSDYDNYQEIKEDDYELKGIIQALTPGGFDLTVLKAEGFIPDSNLITVSAGDTVLFTCDDDDERAICSISDISDLQVGMKVEIDGTWNGTEFAATRVEVDGDDDIVAAVCDLPDRSVTEFTGLTVQPELEAASYTFDSDVYSLTVLGVTVLLTQETRIEYETADTDRIICADQLPVTAGDIEVEYYQALDSSGDSVNVAYKVEFEED; the protein is encoded by the coding sequence ATGAAACGTTTAATGGTATCAAGGTTCAGGATGGTTGTTCTGGTAACGTTTTTGTTGGCCTTTGCAGGGTTCCTTTACTCGTGCGGAGGAGGCACTGAGACTGCCACGCGGACAGCCAGTGTCTACATTACCGATGATGTTACTGATGCTTATGATCAGGTCATTGTGACCATCTACAAGGTTGAGTTTGTGAGTGCAGTGGATAGTTCGGTAGTGACGGTCTTTGCGGCTCCCCAGGGTCTCACCTATGATCTTAGCGAGTTAAGCGGTGTGCTCGACAAGCTTGGAACACTGCCTGAGGGCAGCTACAGCAGTGTCCGTATCACCGTTGGTAAGGAGTTAATACTCGTTGACAATGCAGGCGTACAGGTATCTCCTAACCCCACCTTTGCTGAGAACGCATGGACCAACTGCAGTGCAGACGGCACATGTGTTATTGACATCCCCGGGGCAGCCAATGTGGTGAGTACGGAGCGTGTGGTGATCGATTTCGACCTTAAGCAGTTCGTGTACGATCCTCTCACAAATACCGTGACGGCAAAGGTGGTGCTTGATGCCGACGGTTCCGACTACGACAACTACCAGGAGATAAAGGAAGACGACTATGAGCTTAAGGGGATTATCCAGGCCCTCACCCCCGGAGGGTTTGACCTGACCGTGTTAAAGGCAGAGGGCTTTATTCCTGACAGTAATTTAATTACCGTGTCAGCAGGGGATACTGTTCTGTTTACCTGTGATGACGATGACGAGAGGGCGATATGCAGTATTTCGGACATCTCTGATCTGCAGGTCGGCATGAAGGTCGAGATAGACGGAACGTGGAACGGTACAGAGTTCGCAGCCACAAGGGTTGAGGTGGACGGTGACGATGATATCGTTGCAGCGGTATGTGATCTGCCTGACAGGAGTGTGACTGAATTCACAGGCCTGACTGTGCAGCCCGAGCTGGAGGCTGCGTCATACACCTTTGATTCTGATGTATACTCCTTAACGGTTTTAGGTGTGACCGTTCTCCTTACACAGGAGACGAGGATTGAGTATGAAACAGCAGACACAGACCGGATTATATGTGCAGACCAGCTTCCTGTGACGGCCGGGGATATAGAGGTCGAGTATTACCAGGCACTGGACTCTTCAGGCGATTCAGTGAATGTTGCATACAAGGTTGAGTTTGAAGAAGATTAG